The following proteins come from a genomic window of Companilactobacillus pabuli:
- a CDS encoding peptide chain release factor 3: MDQKQLEQEVNKRRTFAIISHPDAGKTTITEQMLYFGGVIRSAGTVKAKKSGQFATSDWMEIEKKRGISVTSSVMQFHYRDKDINILDTPGHEDFSEDTYRTLMAVDAAVMVIDSAKGIEPQTKKLFKVVKKRGIPIFTFMNKLDRDGRDPLDLIAELEELLNIEGCAMNWPIGMGKELKGLIDIRNNRLELYRKDGDDRFLPMNDEGQLVEHNPIEEEGVYEQAQGEVDLIKEAGNQFDLEKIQAGNQTPVFFGSALTNFGVETFLNTFLDLAPAPAEHKEQDSEEVVKPDDPEFSGFVFKIQANMNPNHRDRIAFVRICSGEFVRGMDVKLQRTGKVMRLNNATEFMSDQRETVKTAVAGDIVGLYDTGNFQIGDTIYTGKKSVQFEDLPQFTPEMFMEVQAKNVMKQKSFHKGMQQLVQEGAVQLYKKYTTNDYILGAVGQLQFEVFQFRMKNEYNCDVVMKPIGSRIARWIDPEQLDPAMSSTRNMLVKDLDDKPLFLFENKFAENWFANKYPDVKLSSKL, translated from the coding sequence ATGGATCAAAAACAATTAGAACAAGAAGTAAATAAACGTAGAACTTTTGCCATCATCTCTCACCCGGATGCTGGTAAGACTACTATTACTGAACAAATGTTGTACTTTGGTGGAGTTATTCGTTCTGCCGGTACAGTTAAAGCTAAGAAATCTGGACAATTTGCTACTAGTGACTGGATGGAAATTGAAAAGAAACGTGGAATTTCTGTTACAAGTTCTGTTATGCAGTTCCACTATCGTGACAAGGATATCAACATTTTGGATACTCCAGGACACGAAGATTTCTCTGAAGATACTTATCGTACTTTGATGGCGGTCGATGCGGCTGTCATGGTTATCGATTCTGCTAAAGGTATCGAGCCTCAAACTAAGAAGTTATTCAAGGTTGTTAAAAAACGTGGTATTCCTATTTTTACTTTCATGAATAAGCTTGATCGTGATGGACGTGACCCACTAGACTTGATTGCTGAACTTGAAGAATTGCTAAATATCGAAGGTTGTGCAATGAACTGGCCAATCGGTATGGGTAAGGAATTAAAAGGTTTGATCGATATTCGTAATAACCGCTTGGAACTTTATCGAAAAGATGGCGATGATCGTTTCTTGCCAATGAATGATGAAGGGCAATTAGTCGAACACAATCCAATTGAAGAAGAGGGCGTTTACGAACAAGCTCAAGGTGAAGTTGACTTGATCAAAGAAGCCGGAAACCAATTTGACCTTGAAAAGATTCAAGCTGGTAATCAAACCCCAGTCTTCTTTGGTTCTGCTTTGACAAACTTTGGTGTTGAGACATTCTTGAATACATTCTTGGATTTGGCTCCAGCTCCTGCCGAACACAAAGAACAAGACAGTGAAGAAGTAGTTAAGCCTGATGACCCAGAATTTTCTGGTTTTGTCTTCAAGATTCAAGCGAATATGAACCCTAATCACCGTGATAGAATTGCTTTTGTCAGAATTTGTTCTGGTGAGTTCGTTAGAGGAATGGATGTTAAGTTACAAAGAACGGGCAAAGTCATGCGTTTGAACAATGCGACCGAATTCATGTCTGATCAAAGAGAAACAGTTAAGACAGCTGTTGCCGGTGATATCGTAGGACTTTACGATACTGGTAATTTCCAAATTGGCGATACGATTTATACAGGTAAGAAATCAGTTCAATTTGAGGACTTGCCACAATTTACCCCTGAAATGTTCATGGAAGTTCAAGCTAAAAACGTTATGAAACAAAAATCATTCCATAAGGGTATGCAACAGCTAGTTCAAGAAGGTGCCGTTCAATTGTATAAGAAATATACAACTAACGACTATATCTTGGGTGCTGTTGGTCAACTACAATTTGAAGTTTTCCAATTCAGAATGAAGAACGAATATAACTGTGATGTAGTCATGAAACCAATTGGTTCAAGAATTGCTCGTTGGATTGATCCAGAACAATTAGATCCTGCTATGTCATCAACTAGAAATATGCTTGTCAAAGACTTAGATGATAAACCATTGTTCTTATTTGAAAATAAATTTGCGGAAAATTGGTTTGCTAACAAATATCCAGATGTTAAGTTAAGTTCAAAATTATAG
- a CDS encoding glycoside hydrolase family 73 protein — MSKKNLLTSALVLGTLAATATPSVVSAATTEDASQAASQAGTEQVNNKSEDNKTNIIAGSDEKKADTTVANSATVQAASESATNASKTTAIIQAASGITQAQQQAFLNTAVPMAQKAASQYGVYTSVMLAQAILESAWGTSTLATQGHNLFGIKGDYNGAYVTMPTSEWSASQGWYTINANFRKYPSYYESFADNGNKLRNGVSWNSSYYSGTWKENTSSYKDATAWLQGRYATAPNYASSLNNLIQTYNLTQYDGNAETNGGSQTNSNTISVNNTNGSYVPLVAFNSDGSAKKITNRALANNTPWYTDQTKSYNGHTYYRVATNEWVEDSYLA; from the coding sequence ATGTCTAAAAAAAATCTACTTACAAGTGCTTTAGTACTTGGTACATTAGCTGCAACCGCTACACCTTCCGTAGTGTCAGCTGCAACAACTGAGGATGCTAGCCAAGCCGCATCACAAGCAGGTACTGAACAAGTTAATAATAAATCAGAAGATAATAAAACTAATATCATTGCCGGATCAGACGAAAAGAAAGCTGATACAACAGTTGCTAACTCTGCAACTGTTCAAGCAGCCAGTGAATCCGCAACAAATGCTTCAAAAACTACAGCAATTATTCAAGCCGCTTCAGGAATCACACAAGCACAACAACAAGCTTTCTTAAACACTGCTGTGCCAATGGCTCAAAAAGCAGCTTCACAATATGGGGTTTATACTTCAGTTATGTTGGCTCAAGCTATTCTTGAAAGTGCATGGGGTACTTCAACTTTAGCTACACAAGGTCACAACCTTTTTGGTATTAAGGGTGATTACAATGGTGCTTATGTAACAATGCCAACATCAGAATGGAGTGCTTCTCAAGGTTGGTATACAATCAATGCTAACTTCAGAAAGTATCCAAGTTACTACGAATCATTTGCTGACAATGGTAACAAGCTTCGTAACGGTGTTTCATGGAATTCAAGTTATTACAGTGGTACTTGGAAAGAAAACACTAGTTCATATAAGGATGCTACTGCTTGGCTACAAGGTAGATATGCAACAGCTCCAAACTATGCTTCATCATTGAATAACTTGATTCAAACTTACAATTTGACTCAATATGATGGTAATGCTGAAACAAATGGTGGTTCACAAACTAACAGCAATACTATTAGTGTAAATAACACTAATGGTAGCTACGTTCCATTGGTAGCTTTCAATAGCGATGGTTCTGCTAAGAAGATCACTAACCGTGCTTTGGCAAATAACACACCTTGGTACACTGACCAAACTAAGTCATACAATGGTCACACATACTACCGTGTTGCTACTAACGAATGGGTCGAAGATTCATACTTAGCTTAA
- the brnQ gene encoding branched-chain amino acid transport system II carrier protein: protein MNEKLTWRNLFFIGSMLFGLFFGAGNLIFPVFLGQQAGSNVFGAVIGLLITGVGLPLLGVASMGMTGSNSVFDLAEKVNRPFAYIFTILLYLTMGPLFAIPRLATISFQLGLAPFIGKNHQNFVLLIFSALFFGITFWLARKPSKLMTYVGKWLTPIFLILLGILVVTAFIKPMGSLNVAPQGQYVDHAVLSGFTEGYNTMDALASLAFGVVVIDTIKSLGVKHPQQIAKDTIKSGLISVVLMGIIYAFLALIGTMSVNKFPLATNGGVTLAQVFNYYFGSFGSLLLALIAIIACLKTSIGLTSAFGETATEMFPKFNYQAVLAFAIGLSFLVANIGLTKLINYSTPVLMFLYPLAIVLIIISVLNPIIGESKWLFGITTLFTLIPAFFAGIAALPKAMQSGLVQRILVWNDYLPLSQLSLGWVVPALCGLLLGFVISRIKREK, encoded by the coding sequence ATGAATGAAAAGTTAACTTGGAGAAATTTATTTTTTATCGGTTCAATGTTATTTGGATTGTTTTTTGGAGCCGGAAATTTAATTTTCCCAGTATTTTTAGGACAACAAGCAGGTAGTAATGTTTTTGGCGCTGTTATTGGATTGTTGATAACCGGAGTGGGGTTGCCACTTTTAGGAGTTGCCAGTATGGGAATGACTGGTAGCAATAGTGTTTTTGATTTGGCGGAAAAAGTCAATCGGCCATTTGCTTATATTTTTACGATTTTGTTGTATTTGACGATGGGACCACTGTTTGCTATTCCTCGCTTAGCAACAATTTCTTTCCAATTAGGTTTGGCACCATTTATTGGTAAAAATCATCAAAATTTCGTTTTATTAATTTTTTCAGCTTTATTCTTTGGTATAACTTTTTGGTTAGCACGAAAACCTAGTAAATTGATGACTTATGTTGGAAAATGGTTGACGCCAATTTTCTTAATTTTATTGGGAATTTTAGTGGTAACGGCTTTTATCAAACCAATGGGAAGTTTGAATGTCGCTCCTCAAGGTCAATATGTTGATCATGCTGTGTTGAGTGGTTTTACCGAAGGTTATAATACGATGGATGCTTTAGCTTCATTGGCATTTGGAGTAGTAGTGATCGATACGATCAAGTCGTTAGGAGTAAAACATCCCCAACAAATTGCTAAAGATACAATTAAATCTGGATTGATCAGTGTTGTTTTGATGGGTATCATTTATGCCTTTTTGGCTTTGATAGGAACGATGAGTGTTAATAAATTTCCATTGGCAACCAATGGTGGAGTAACTTTGGCGCAAGTGTTCAACTACTATTTTGGTTCCTTTGGAAGTTTGTTATTAGCTTTGATTGCCATCATTGCTTGTTTAAAAACTTCTATTGGTTTAACTTCAGCCTTTGGTGAAACGGCTACGGAAATGTTTCCTAAATTTAATTATCAGGCTGTTTTAGCCTTTGCAATTGGTTTGTCATTTTTAGTTGCTAATATTGGTTTAACGAAGTTGATCAATTATTCGACGCCAGTATTGATGTTTTTATATCCACTGGCCATTGTGTTGATTATTATTTCGGTATTAAATCCGATTATTGGGGAATCAAAATGGTTGTTTGGTATTACGACATTGTTTACCTTGATACCAGCCTTTTTTGCCGGAATTGCGGCTTTACCTAAGGCTATGCAAAGTGGTTTGGTTCAACGGATTTTAGTCTGGAATGATTATTTGCCATTGTCGCAATTAAGTTTGGGCTGGGTAGTACCGGCGTTATGTGGTTTGTTACTTGGCTTTGTAATCAGTCGTATTAAAAGAGAAAAATAA
- a CDS encoding C40 family peptidase, producing MKKKIITTFLISASILGAMAIIKPVEADSIKGIVTTKNMARLYNNDGKLISNRALAANTPWVTDQRVDLNSVGSVYRVATNEFVKASDVELQHGQASTGTVKVGSNGALVYNYDSGKYNAADNKLAKGSMWKYNRVDNINGKTWYQIATDMWINSDDAAKYNGIEIENTGTATIAYAPDSGIDLWQGFGNDKVATGRKLANGTSWKFFDKVVDFNGDAWYEIGSDQWISGAFTKISNDKFTQSSAQVWDPNYAAVKADKKTSVYSDSNFNSATKNSIDAGQIEQVVSTVLTGNTIWYEKSDGGWLPSTAVSEVSVKRSPVSLNGKTRSEVLDEVINVAKQQLGKPYVWNGKGPNNFDCSGLMQYVFRQVTGQNIGGWTVPQETAGTKVSLNQLERGDLVFWGNAGATYHVGLYLGNNQYLNALKPGTNVKIDSITNSFKPSFGVRIFY from the coding sequence ATGAAGAAAAAAATTATCACGACATTTTTAATTAGTGCCAGTATCTTAGGGGCGATGGCAATTATTAAGCCAGTTGAAGCTGACAGTATTAAGGGTATCGTTACAACTAAAAATATGGCACGTTTATATAATAATGATGGAAAATTGATCAGTAATCGTGCTTTAGCAGCTAATACGCCTTGGGTTACCGATCAAAGAGTTGATTTAAATAGTGTTGGTTCGGTTTATCGTGTTGCAACTAATGAATTCGTCAAAGCAAGTGACGTTGAATTACAACACGGACAAGCTAGTACTGGGACTGTCAAAGTCGGGAGTAATGGAGCTTTAGTTTACAACTACGACAGTGGTAAATATAATGCGGCCGATAACAAATTGGCTAAAGGTAGTATGTGGAAGTACAACCGAGTTGATAATATTAATGGTAAAACATGGTATCAGATTGCCACGGACATGTGGATCAACAGCGATGATGCAGCAAAGTACAATGGTATCGAAATTGAAAATACTGGAACAGCTACGATTGCCTATGCTCCTGATAGTGGGATTGATTTATGGCAAGGCTTTGGGAATGATAAAGTTGCTACCGGAAGAAAACTAGCCAATGGAACTAGTTGGAAATTCTTTGACAAGGTAGTTGATTTCAATGGAGATGCTTGGTATGAAATTGGTAGTGATCAATGGATATCAGGTGCATTCACTAAGATCAGTAATGACAAATTTACTCAAAGCTCAGCCCAAGTGTGGGATCCTAACTATGCTGCAGTGAAAGCAGACAAGAAGACCTCTGTTTATTCGGATAGTAACTTCAATTCTGCAACAAAGAATAGTATCGATGCTGGTCAAATTGAACAAGTAGTTTCAACCGTTTTAACCGGCAATACGATTTGGTATGAAAAGAGCGATGGTGGCTGGTTGCCTTCTACCGCAGTTAGTGAAGTATCTGTTAAGAGAAGTCCGGTCAGTTTGAATGGTAAAACTAGAAGTGAAGTGCTCGATGAAGTAATCAATGTCGCTAAGCAACAACTAGGTAAGCCTTATGTTTGGAATGGCAAAGGTCCTAACAATTTTGATTGTTCGGGATTGATGCAATATGTCTTTCGTCAAGTAACCGGTCAAAATATTGGTGGTTGGACGGTTCCTCAAGAAACAGCTGGAACGAAGGTTTCTCTTAATCAACTAGAACGTGGTGATTTAGTCTTTTGGGGTAACGCCGGAGCTACTTATCACGTTGGCTTGTATCTTGGAAACAATCAGTATCTCAATGCTTTGAAGCCTGGTACTAACGTCAAGATAGATTCAATAACGAATAGTTTCAAACCATCATTTGGAGTAAGAATTTTTTATTAG
- a CDS encoding SLAP domain-containing protein gives MKLIQKSLLFASLLSAGASVTTIIPAVSNVAIVQAATKCSSSSKIKVKVAKAQLYNEKGKKLSRCLTKGKTCTPKEKTSIKGQKYYKVGKDEFVKASDVSLEK, from the coding sequence ATGAAATTAATTCAAAAAAGTCTTTTGTTTGCTTCATTACTATCTGCTGGTGCTTCAGTAACCACCATTATTCCGGCCGTTTCTAATGTAGCCATTGTTCAAGCCGCTACGAAATGCAGTTCTAGTTCAAAAATCAAAGTTAAAGTAGCTAAAGCTCAACTCTATAACGAAAAAGGTAAGAAATTATCTCGTTGTTTAACTAAAGGTAAAACTTGCACACCTAAAGAGAAGACCTCAATCAAAGGTCAAAAGTACTACAAAGTTGGCAAAGATGAATTTGTCAAAGCTAGCGACGTATCACTAGAAAAATAG
- a CDS encoding MSCRAMM family protein, whose protein sequence is MNMKKSLIVTSLIGLFLAFLIFFIPQISVQAATTTTTPTETTASPPGNTTTAATTTTPTTSTSKTTSSTNQTTQPTTTSATPRALTITGLGAEDATLTDVNGNPVTASDNLYTWLNYKVNYNWSIPDGVQINAGDTTQFTLPEGVVANGNLSFPIYNSSNVEIGTATIKNGETVGTLTFNNVLSNTNANRKGTLTLVSKGTNTGNGTEGENWMFNKLGWVAGFDANNVPNELTWNIAFNPNEHNLSGVTITDTLGPNQEYIPGSLSAIGGSYGPGGFVSNGQQLNPTVTTDGNKVIITFPGNVTTAVDIYYRVKVTNTNASGSTTWTNNATMASSEGTNDISASTSWGGSGTGNGDQQVGTVSLQKSDATTGKALNGAEYQLADGTGYVIISNAETDENGQINIKNLPYGSYTLTEVKAPDGYLLNQNPIEFTIPDKDGNVDLKVSQTDKAIPGSVILTKSNAATKDPIAGATFELLDSTGKVIQSGLVTDSTGKLAIDDLPVGDYSLVETAAAPGYELDATPLNFTISLNQTTPLALEKFNTALDTTPDTGNAVLTKVDASDTNTVLPGAVYDLVDSTGAILQTGLTTDANGKITVSDLPTGTYSFVETKAPEGYQSSLQPISFTISKGETTQVEAKDTLIESDIPVTPVEPENPGTTPGTTPPTTNPENPSQPGNPGTTESPVTNPENPSQPESPGTNEPSVTNPESPSQPGNPGTTEPPVTTNPESPSQPESPGTNEPSVTNPESPSQPESPGTNEPSVTSPESPSQPESPSATEPVYPEIPGTENAEEAPSSSTPYPETPGTPSNTTSPSLKPSVSTSGTSNSTIPISGQSSYEKGTFPQTGNENGLFMMISGLFIALFVLLKYWIKRLSF, encoded by the coding sequence ATGAACATGAAAAAATCATTGATTGTTACGTCCTTAATTGGATTGTTTTTAGCATTTCTAATCTTCTTCATCCCACAAATTTCAGTTCAAGCAGCTACGACAACTACTACTCCAACTGAAACGACGGCTTCTCCGCCTGGGAATACTACTACTGCGGCCACAACGACTACTCCGACAACTAGTACATCCAAAACTACTAGTTCGACTAATCAAACTACACAGCCAACAACTACCTCTGCAACGCCTAGAGCATTAACAATTACCGGCTTAGGTGCTGAAGATGCCACTTTGACCGACGTCAATGGTAATCCTGTCACTGCAAGTGATAATTTATATACTTGGTTAAATTACAAGGTAAATTATAACTGGAGTATTCCAGATGGCGTTCAAATCAATGCTGGTGACACTACTCAATTTACTTTACCTGAAGGTGTTGTCGCCAATGGCAATTTAAGTTTCCCAATTTACAATAGTAGCAACGTTGAAATTGGTACTGCTACGATTAAAAATGGTGAAACCGTTGGTACTTTAACATTCAATAACGTTTTGTCCAATACCAATGCTAACCGTAAAGGTACTTTGACCTTAGTTTCAAAGGGTACAAATACTGGCAATGGTACTGAAGGTGAAAATTGGATGTTTAATAAATTAGGCTGGGTCGCAGGATTCGATGCCAACAACGTTCCAAACGAATTAACTTGGAATATTGCTTTCAATCCTAACGAACACAACTTAAGCGGCGTTACTATTACTGATACCTTAGGTCCTAACCAAGAGTACATTCCTGGTTCTCTATCCGCTATCGGTGGATCTTATGGACCTGGTGGATTTGTAAGTAACGGTCAACAATTAAATCCAACAGTTACAACCGATGGTAACAAAGTTATCATTACTTTCCCTGGTAATGTTACAACTGCTGTAGATATTTACTACAGAGTTAAAGTAACTAATACTAATGCCAGTGGTTCAACAACTTGGACTAATAACGCAACCATGGCTTCAAGTGAAGGTACCAATGACATCAGTGCCTCAACATCTTGGGGTGGTTCCGGAACTGGTAATGGTGATCAACAAGTCGGTACTGTTTCATTGCAAAAATCCGATGCTACAACCGGTAAAGCTTTGAATGGTGCTGAATATCAATTAGCTGACGGAACTGGCTACGTTATCATTTCCAACGCTGAAACTGATGAAAATGGTCAAATCAACATTAAGAACTTACCTTATGGTTCTTATACTTTGACTGAAGTAAAAGCTCCAGATGGTTATTTGCTTAATCAAAATCCAATTGAATTCACAATTCCAGATAAAGATGGCAATGTCGATCTTAAAGTTAGTCAAACTGATAAAGCCATCCCTGGTTCAGTTATTTTAACTAAATCAAATGCTGCAACAAAGGATCCAATTGCTGGCGCTACTTTTGAATTATTAGATAGCACTGGTAAGGTCATCCAAAGTGGACTCGTAACTGACAGCACCGGTAAATTGGCTATCGACGACTTACCCGTCGGTGATTACTCCTTAGTTGAAACTGCTGCTGCACCCGGTTATGAATTGGATGCTACACCATTGAACTTTACAATTTCTTTGAATCAAACTACTCCATTAGCTCTTGAAAAATTCAACACTGCCCTTGATACAACACCAGATACTGGTAATGCTGTTTTGACAAAAGTTGATGCAAGCGATACTAATACTGTTTTGCCTGGCGCTGTTTATGATCTTGTAGACAGTACTGGCGCAATTCTTCAAACGGGTTTGACAACTGACGCTAATGGTAAAATCACTGTTTCTGATTTACCAACTGGTACTTACTCATTTGTCGAAACTAAAGCTCCTGAAGGCTATCAATCAAGTCTTCAACCAATCAGTTTTACCATTTCTAAAGGTGAAACTACTCAAGTAGAAGCTAAGGATACTTTGATCGAATCAGATATCCCAGTAACACCTGTAGAACCTGAAAATCCTGGCACTACTCCTGGTACTACACCTCCTACAACAAATCCAGAAAATCCTAGTCAACCTGGAAATCCTGGTACTACTGAATCTCCTGTAACTAATCCAGAAAATCCTAGCCAACCTGAATCTCCTGGTACTAACGAACCTTCTGTAACTAACCCAGAAAGTCCTAGTCAACCCGGAAATCCTGGCACTACTGAGCCTCCTGTAACTACTAACCCAGAAAGTCCTAGTCAACCTGAATCTCCTGGTACTAATGAACCTTCTGTAACTAACCCAGAAAGTCCTAGTCAACCTGAATCTCCTGGTACTAACGAACCTTCTGTAACTAGCCCAGAAAGTCCTAGTCAACCTGAATCTCCAAGTGCAACTGAACCTGTCTATCCAGAAATTCCTGGTACAGAAAATGCCGAAGAAGCTCCTAGTTCTTCCACACCTTATCCAGAAACTCCTGGTACACCTTCCAATACTACAAGTCCTAGTTTGAAACCATCTGTTTCAACTAGTGGAACAAGTAATTCAACAATCCCTATTTCTGGTCAATCATCATATGAAAAAGGCACATTCCCACAAACTGGTAATGAAAATGGCTTGTTCATGATGATTAGTGGATTGTTCATCGCTTTGTTCGTACTTCTCAAGTATTGGATCAAGAGATTAAGTTTCTAA
- a CDS encoding TetR/AcrR family transcriptional regulator → MERVDRRVQKTNRSLQDAFKKLAKTTKYRDITVKQLTKTAKINRKTFYLHYDSIDEFSTMIADEISEKILRLILEKPLREGLSVPGYIFDKVFDFFSQSREFYTFMMTSVDYRFIGQQVEEKVSKGLADAILKEFSLSKLDAYICASFLIRNTLLLFRIYYDGRVQLDRDEFRDRLIRLNSSGLKSFLDIKRNLEN, encoded by the coding sequence ATGGAAAGAGTTGATCGGCGTGTACAGAAAACTAATCGGTCCTTACAAGATGCTTTTAAAAAACTGGCTAAGACAACCAAATATCGGGATATTACAGTTAAGCAATTGACTAAAACAGCCAAAATAAATCGAAAAACCTTCTATTTGCATTATGACTCAATTGATGAATTCTCAACGATGATAGCAGATGAAATCTCTGAAAAAATTTTACGATTGATTTTGGAAAAACCTCTCAGAGAAGGATTATCAGTTCCGGGTTATATTTTTGATAAAGTATTTGACTTCTTTTCTCAATCACGAGAATTTTATACCTTTATGATGACATCGGTGGATTATCGTTTTATTGGTCAGCAAGTTGAAGAAAAAGTTTCAAAAGGCTTGGCTGATGCTATATTGAAGGAATTCAGTCTTAGTAAATTAGATGCTTATATTTGTGCTAGTTTTTTGATTCGTAATACTTTGCTGTTATTTCGGATATATTACGATGGACGAGTACAACTTGATAGAGATGAATTTAGAGATCGCTTGATTCGTCTGAATTCATCAGGATTGAAGAGCTTTTTGGATATTAAACGCAATTTGGAAAATTAA